The sequence below is a genomic window from Streptobacillus ratti.
CACAAATATTTGCTAAGGATATGATAGGAAGAAAAGGAGCTAATATTATTAATATTTCAAGTATGAATGCTTATACTCCTTTAACTAAAATACCTGCATATTCAGGAGCTAAATCTGCTGTAAGTAACTTTACACAATGGACAGCTGTATATTTTTCACATGTTGGATTAAGATGTAATGCTATTGCTCCAGGATTTTTAAGAACTATGCAAAATGAAAAATTACTGTTTGATGATAATGGAAATCCAACTAAGAGAACAGAAAAGATTTTAAATAGTACTCCTATGGGTAGATTTGTAAAACCAGAGGAATTAAATGGAGCTTTAGAATTTTTAGTTGATAGCGATAAATCAAGTGCTGTTACAGGTATATGTATACCAGTAGATTGTGGATTTTCAGCTTATTCAGGGGTATAGTTATGGACATATTAAAGAAAATTGGTGATGAAAAACTGGTAGCAGTAATAAGAGGCAAAGATGAAGAAGATGCTTATTTAATATCAAAGAAAGTTATAGAGGGTGGAATAAGGATAATAGAATTAACTTTTTCAACACCATTTGTAGAAAATACAATAGAGAGATTAAGTAAAGAGAATATATCTGGAGTATTAATAGGAGCAGGAACAGTACTAGATGATATTACAGCAAGGATAGCAATAATGAAAGGGGCAAGATTTATAGTATCTCCTCATTTAGATAAAGATATATCAAGAGTGTGTAATAGATATAAAGTACCATATTTACCTGGATGTGCAACAATAACAGAGATAGTAAAAGCATTAGAAAGTGGAGTAGACTTAGTAAAACTATTTCCGGGAGATATGTTAGGAGCAGGATTTATAAAAAACACAAAAGGACCATTGCCACATGCAAATATGATGCCCTCAGGAGGAGTAAGTATAGAGAATATGGATAAGTGGTTAGAGGTAGGAGCCTATGCTTTAGGCATAGGTAGTGCCTTAACAAAGCACATACCAACAAGAGGATATGAGAGTGTAAAAGAGGAAACTAAAAAGTTTGTAGATAAATACATGGAATTAAAGAAATAGAAGACTTAAGGGTCTTCTTTTTATTTGCCCCTAAATTCCTATAACATTTTTATTGACAAATAAATTTTTTTAATATATAATACAATTAGCACTCAATATGATAGAGTGCTAACAATAAAATTAAAGGAGATGAATATATATGAAAAATTTTACAAGAAAGGCTATGTTAGCAATAGAAAATGCAATAAAATTTGCAATGAACTTTAAAAATTCTAATGTTAAATTAGAACATTTAATGTTAGAGTTAGTTTCTAATGATGATACTACAATATCGGTATTAAATAAGGTGGGTGTAGATAGAAATGAATTACAACAAGATATATATTCTAAATTAAATTCTATGCCTAAAATGAGTGGTGGAGACGTGAGTTATTCTGGAGAATTTTCTACTATGTTAAATGATGCCTCTAATATGGCAAGTAATGGTGGACATGAATATATCTCAGTAATTTTCTTATTAAAAGCTATATTAAAAATAAATAACTTTGGATTAGATGTAAAAAAAGTTAATGAAATACTTGATAATATGATGGAGGGAAGAAAAGTAAATAGTGATGGTTTTGAGGAAAGTTTAGAA
It includes:
- a CDS encoding SDR family oxidoreductase, yielding MLENKVVVITGAGGIICSEMAKFLSNKGCKIALLDLNFEMAKKVSDEINGSGGNSLAVKCNVLDIESIRKAKEEVDKYFGGCDILINGAGGNSPKATTENEYHELNLPDETKDFFALEKEGIEFVFNLNILGTILPTQIFAKDMIGRKGANIINISSMNAYTPLTKIPAYSGAKSAVSNFTQWTAVYFSHVGLRCNAIAPGFLRTMQNEKLLFDDNGNPTKRTEKILNSTPMGRFVKPEELNGALEFLVDSDKSSAVTGICIPVDCGFSAYSGV
- a CDS encoding bifunctional 2-keto-4-hydroxyglutarate aldolase/2-keto-3-deoxy-6-phosphogluconate aldolase; the encoded protein is MDILKKIGDEKLVAVIRGKDEEDAYLISKKVIEGGIRIIELTFSTPFVENTIERLSKENISGVLIGAGTVLDDITARIAIMKGARFIVSPHLDKDISRVCNRYKVPYLPGCATITEIVKALESGVDLVKLFPGDMLGAGFIKNTKGPLPHANMMPSGGVSIENMDKWLEVGAYALGIGSALTKHIPTRGYESVKEETKKFVDKYMELKK